In the Telopea speciosissima isolate NSW1024214 ecotype Mountain lineage chromosome 2, Tspe_v1, whole genome shotgun sequence genome, one interval contains:
- the LOC122653194 gene encoding solanesyl-diphosphate synthase 1, mitochondrial-like isoform X4 encodes MPSMASGIKFIMRGAPLLRNRWIHFPLLQKNCRFLQIGCGRWSLQRLDFLQVPKLASATEYFFKMGVEGKRFRPTVLLLMATALNMPIPKPASDGVIDTLSDELRKRQQCIAEITEMIHAASLLHDDVLDDAETRRGIGSLNVVMGNKIAVLAGDFLLSRACVALASLKNTEVVSLLATVVEHLVTGETMQMSTTREQRCSIEYYLQKTYYKTASLISNSCKAIALLAGQTAEVSLLAYDYGRNLGLAYQLVDDVLDFTGTSASLGKGSLSDIRHGIVTAPILFAIEEFPQLRVVVDRGFEDPADVDLALDYLGKSHGIQRTRELASEHANRAAAAIDSLPESDDEDVKRSRQALVDLTQMVLTRTK; translated from the exons ATGCCATCCATGGCGTCGGGTATCAAGTTCATAATGAGAGGAGCTCCATTATTGAG GAACAGGTGGATCCATTTTCCCTTGTTGCAGAAGAACTGTCGATTCTTGCAAATAGGTTGCGGGCGATGGTCATTGCAGAG acttgattTCTTGCAGGTTCCTAAGCTTGCTTCGGCTACCGAGTACTTCTTTAAAATGGGGGTGGAAGGAAAGAGATTCCGTCCCACG GTTCTATTATTGATGGCAACAGCATTGAATATGCCCATACCAAAACCAGCTTCAGATGGTGTTATTGACACATTATCAGATGAGCTTCGTAAACGACAGCAGTGTATTGCGGAGATCACTGAGATGATACAT GCAGCTAGCCTTCTCCATGATGATGTCTTGGATGATGCAGAGACAAGGCGTGGTATTGGTTCATTGAATGTTGTGATGGGAAATAAG ATAGCAGTATTAGCTGGTGATTTCCTACTTTCCAGAGCTTGTGTTGCACTTGCTTCACTGAAAAACACTGAG GTAGTGTCATTACTAGCAACAGTTGTTGAACATCTTGTTACAGGGGAAACCATGCAAATGTCTACTACCCGTGAGCAACGTTGTAG CATAGAATATTATTTACAAAAGACATACTACAAGACAGCATCATTGATTTCGAACAGCTGCAAGGCGATTGCTCTTCTTGCTGGGCAAACTGCGGAAGTCTCATTGTTGGCTTACGACTATGGCCGAAATCTG GGATTGGCATATCAATTGGTGGACGATGTTCTTGATTTCACAGGCACATCAGCTTCACTTGGAAAAGGTTCCCTATCTGATATTCGCCAT GGAATTGTAACTGCTCCAATATTATTTGCGATTGAAGAGTTCCCTCAATTGCGGGTGGTCGTTGATCGGGGTTTTGAAGACCCTGCAGATGTTGACCTT GCACTTGACTACCTTGGGAAGAGTCATGGAATACAGAGAACGAGAGAACTAGCAAGTGAGCATGCTAACCGTGCTGCGGCAGCCATTGATTCGCTTCCTGAgagtgatgatgaggatgtAAAAAGATCCAGGCAGGCGCTTGTTGATCTGACACAAATGGTCCTAACTAGAACAAAGTGA
- the LOC122653194 gene encoding solanesyl-diphosphate synthase 1, mitochondrial-like isoform X5, which yields MCKHHMNRWIHFPLLQKNCRFLQIGCGRWSLQRLDFLQVPKLASATEYFFKMGVEGKRFRPTVLLLMATALNMPIPKPASDGVIDTLSDELRKRQQCIAEITEMIHAASLLHDDVLDDAETRRGIGSLNVVMGNKIAVLAGDFLLSRACVALASLKNTEVVSLLATVVEHLVTGETMQMSTTREQRCSIEYYLQKTYYKTASLISNSCKAIALLAGQTAEVSLLAYDYGRNLGLAYQLVDDVLDFTGTSASLGKGSLSDIRHGIVTAPILFAIEEFPQLRVVVDRGFEDPADVDLALDYLGKSHGIQRTRELASEHANRAAAAIDSLPESDDEDVKRSRQALVDLTQMVLTRTK from the exons ATGTGTAAACACCACAT GAACAGGTGGATCCATTTTCCCTTGTTGCAGAAGAACTGTCGATTCTTGCAAATAGGTTGCGGGCGATGGTCATTGCAGAG acttgattTCTTGCAGGTTCCTAAGCTTGCTTCGGCTACCGAGTACTTCTTTAAAATGGGGGTGGAAGGAAAGAGATTCCGTCCCACG GTTCTATTATTGATGGCAACAGCATTGAATATGCCCATACCAAAACCAGCTTCAGATGGTGTTATTGACACATTATCAGATGAGCTTCGTAAACGACAGCAGTGTATTGCGGAGATCACTGAGATGATACAT GCAGCTAGCCTTCTCCATGATGATGTCTTGGATGATGCAGAGACAAGGCGTGGTATTGGTTCATTGAATGTTGTGATGGGAAATAAG ATAGCAGTATTAGCTGGTGATTTCCTACTTTCCAGAGCTTGTGTTGCACTTGCTTCACTGAAAAACACTGAG GTAGTGTCATTACTAGCAACAGTTGTTGAACATCTTGTTACAGGGGAAACCATGCAAATGTCTACTACCCGTGAGCAACGTTGTAG CATAGAATATTATTTACAAAAGACATACTACAAGACAGCATCATTGATTTCGAACAGCTGCAAGGCGATTGCTCTTCTTGCTGGGCAAACTGCGGAAGTCTCATTGTTGGCTTACGACTATGGCCGAAATCTG GGATTGGCATATCAATTGGTGGACGATGTTCTTGATTTCACAGGCACATCAGCTTCACTTGGAAAAGGTTCCCTATCTGATATTCGCCAT GGAATTGTAACTGCTCCAATATTATTTGCGATTGAAGAGTTCCCTCAATTGCGGGTGGTCGTTGATCGGGGTTTTGAAGACCCTGCAGATGTTGACCTT GCACTTGACTACCTTGGGAAGAGTCATGGAATACAGAGAACGAGAGAACTAGCAAGTGAGCATGCTAACCGTGCTGCGGCAGCCATTGATTCGCTTCCTGAgagtgatgatgaggatgtAAAAAGATCCAGGCAGGCGCTTGTTGATCTGACACAAATGGTCCTAACTAGAACAAAGTGA
- the LOC122653194 gene encoding solanesyl-diphosphate synthase 1, mitochondrial-like isoform X6 has protein sequence MVIAEVPKLASATEYFFKMGVEGKRFRPTVLLLMATALNMPIPKPASDGVIDTLSDELRKRQQCIAEITEMIHAASLLHDDVLDDAETRRGIGSLNVVMGNKIAVLAGDFLLSRACVALASLKNTEVVSLLATVVEHLVTGETMQMSTTREQRCSIEYYLQKTYYKTASLISNSCKAIALLAGQTAEVSLLAYDYGRNLGLAYQLVDDVLDFTGTSASLGKGSLSDIRHGIVTAPILFAIEEFPQLRVVVDRGFEDPADVDLALDYLGKSHGIQRTRELASEHANRAAAAIDSLPESDDEDVKRSRQALVDLTQMVLTRTK, from the exons ATGGTCATTGCAGAG GTTCCTAAGCTTGCTTCGGCTACCGAGTACTTCTTTAAAATGGGGGTGGAAGGAAAGAGATTCCGTCCCACG GTTCTATTATTGATGGCAACAGCATTGAATATGCCCATACCAAAACCAGCTTCAGATGGTGTTATTGACACATTATCAGATGAGCTTCGTAAACGACAGCAGTGTATTGCGGAGATCACTGAGATGATACAT GCAGCTAGCCTTCTCCATGATGATGTCTTGGATGATGCAGAGACAAGGCGTGGTATTGGTTCATTGAATGTTGTGATGGGAAATAAG ATAGCAGTATTAGCTGGTGATTTCCTACTTTCCAGAGCTTGTGTTGCACTTGCTTCACTGAAAAACACTGAG GTAGTGTCATTACTAGCAACAGTTGTTGAACATCTTGTTACAGGGGAAACCATGCAAATGTCTACTACCCGTGAGCAACGTTGTAG CATAGAATATTATTTACAAAAGACATACTACAAGACAGCATCATTGATTTCGAACAGCTGCAAGGCGATTGCTCTTCTTGCTGGGCAAACTGCGGAAGTCTCATTGTTGGCTTACGACTATGGCCGAAATCTG GGATTGGCATATCAATTGGTGGACGATGTTCTTGATTTCACAGGCACATCAGCTTCACTTGGAAAAGGTTCCCTATCTGATATTCGCCAT GGAATTGTAACTGCTCCAATATTATTTGCGATTGAAGAGTTCCCTCAATTGCGGGTGGTCGTTGATCGGGGTTTTGAAGACCCTGCAGATGTTGACCTT GCACTTGACTACCTTGGGAAGAGTCATGGAATACAGAGAACGAGAGAACTAGCAAGTGAGCATGCTAACCGTGCTGCGGCAGCCATTGATTCGCTTCCTGAgagtgatgatgaggatgtAAAAAGATCCAGGCAGGCGCTTGTTGATCTGACACAAATGGTCCTAACTAGAACAAAGTGA
- the LOC122653194 gene encoding solanesyl-diphosphate synthase 1, mitochondrial-like isoform X1: protein MLVSRFISRFSRNSLKRCRSLVCGQPGQLPFLSNCSYSIPSTDRVWGYGETNRLDSHAIHGVGYQVHNERSSIIEEQVDPFSLVAEELSILANRLRAMVIAEVPKLASATEYFFKMGVEGKRFRPTVLLLMATALNMPIPKPASDGVIDTLSDELRKRQQCIAEITEMIHAASLLHDDVLDDAETRRGIGSLNVVMGNKIAVLAGDFLLSRACVALASLKNTEVVSLLATVVEHLVTGETMQMSTTREQRCSIEYYLQKTYYKTASLISNSCKAIALLAGQTAEVSLLAYDYGRNLGLAYQLVDDVLDFTGTSASLGKGSLSDIRHGIVTAPILFAIEEFPQLRVVVDRGFEDPADVDLALDYLGKSHGIQRTRELASEHANRAAAAIDSLPESDDEDVKRSRQALVDLTQMVLTRTK, encoded by the exons ATGCTGGTTTCTAGGTTCATTTCTCGGTTTTCGAGAAACAGCTTGAAACGCTGCCGAAGCCTCGTCTGTGGTCAACCAGGGCAGTTGCCGTTTCTCTCCAATTGTAGTTATTCTATTCCTTCTACTGATAGG GTTTGGGGTTACGGAGAAACTAATCGTTTGGATTCGCATGCCATCCATGGCGTCGGGTATCAAGTTCATAATGAGAGGAGCTCCATTATTGAG GAACAGGTGGATCCATTTTCCCTTGTTGCAGAAGAACTGTCGATTCTTGCAAATAGGTTGCGGGCGATGGTCATTGCAGAG GTTCCTAAGCTTGCTTCGGCTACCGAGTACTTCTTTAAAATGGGGGTGGAAGGAAAGAGATTCCGTCCCACG GTTCTATTATTGATGGCAACAGCATTGAATATGCCCATACCAAAACCAGCTTCAGATGGTGTTATTGACACATTATCAGATGAGCTTCGTAAACGACAGCAGTGTATTGCGGAGATCACTGAGATGATACAT GCAGCTAGCCTTCTCCATGATGATGTCTTGGATGATGCAGAGACAAGGCGTGGTATTGGTTCATTGAATGTTGTGATGGGAAATAAG ATAGCAGTATTAGCTGGTGATTTCCTACTTTCCAGAGCTTGTGTTGCACTTGCTTCACTGAAAAACACTGAG GTAGTGTCATTACTAGCAACAGTTGTTGAACATCTTGTTACAGGGGAAACCATGCAAATGTCTACTACCCGTGAGCAACGTTGTAG CATAGAATATTATTTACAAAAGACATACTACAAGACAGCATCATTGATTTCGAACAGCTGCAAGGCGATTGCTCTTCTTGCTGGGCAAACTGCGGAAGTCTCATTGTTGGCTTACGACTATGGCCGAAATCTG GGATTGGCATATCAATTGGTGGACGATGTTCTTGATTTCACAGGCACATCAGCTTCACTTGGAAAAGGTTCCCTATCTGATATTCGCCAT GGAATTGTAACTGCTCCAATATTATTTGCGATTGAAGAGTTCCCTCAATTGCGGGTGGTCGTTGATCGGGGTTTTGAAGACCCTGCAGATGTTGACCTT GCACTTGACTACCTTGGGAAGAGTCATGGAATACAGAGAACGAGAGAACTAGCAAGTGAGCATGCTAACCGTGCTGCGGCAGCCATTGATTCGCTTCCTGAgagtgatgatgaggatgtAAAAAGATCCAGGCAGGCGCTTGTTGATCTGACACAAATGGTCCTAACTAGAACAAAGTGA
- the LOC122653194 gene encoding solanesyl-diphosphate synthase 1, mitochondrial-like isoform X2 — MLVSRFISRFSRNSLKRCRSLVCGQPGQLPFLSNCSYSIPSTDRVWGYGETNRLDSHAIHGVGYQVHNERSSIIEEQVDPFSLVAEELSILANRLRAMVIAEVPKLASATEYFFKMGVEGKRFRPTVLLLMATALNMPIPKPASDGVIDTLSDELRKRQQCIAEITEMIHAASLLHDDVLDDAETRRGIGSLNVVMGNKVSVLAGDFLLSRACVALASLKNTEVVSLLATVVEHLVTGETMQMSTTREQRCSIEYYLQKTYYKTASLISNSCKAIALLAGQTAEVSLLAYDYGRNLGLAYQLVDDVLDFTGTSASLGKGSLSDIRHGIVTAPILFAIEEFPQLRVVVDRGFEDPADVDLALDYLGKSHGIQRTRELASEHANRAAAAIDSLPESDDEDVKRSRQALVDLTQMVLTRTK, encoded by the exons ATGCTGGTTTCTAGGTTCATTTCTCGGTTTTCGAGAAACAGCTTGAAACGCTGCCGAAGCCTCGTCTGTGGTCAACCAGGGCAGTTGCCGTTTCTCTCCAATTGTAGTTATTCTATTCCTTCTACTGATAGG GTTTGGGGTTACGGAGAAACTAATCGTTTGGATTCGCATGCCATCCATGGCGTCGGGTATCAAGTTCATAATGAGAGGAGCTCCATTATTGAG GAACAGGTGGATCCATTTTCCCTTGTTGCAGAAGAACTGTCGATTCTTGCAAATAGGTTGCGGGCGATGGTCATTGCAGAG GTTCCTAAGCTTGCTTCGGCTACCGAGTACTTCTTTAAAATGGGGGTGGAAGGAAAGAGATTCCGTCCCACG GTTCTATTATTGATGGCAACAGCATTGAATATGCCCATACCAAAACCAGCTTCAGATGGTGTTATTGACACATTATCAGATGAGCTTCGTAAACGACAGCAGTGTATTGCGGAGATCACTGAGATGATACAT GCAGCTAGCCTTCTCCATGATGATGTCTTGGATGATGCAGAGACAAGGCGTGGTATTGGTTCATTGAATGTTGTGATGGGAAATAAGgtat CAGTATTAGCTGGTGATTTCCTACTTTCCAGAGCTTGTGTTGCACTTGCTTCACTGAAAAACACTGAG GTAGTGTCATTACTAGCAACAGTTGTTGAACATCTTGTTACAGGGGAAACCATGCAAATGTCTACTACCCGTGAGCAACGTTGTAG CATAGAATATTATTTACAAAAGACATACTACAAGACAGCATCATTGATTTCGAACAGCTGCAAGGCGATTGCTCTTCTTGCTGGGCAAACTGCGGAAGTCTCATTGTTGGCTTACGACTATGGCCGAAATCTG GGATTGGCATATCAATTGGTGGACGATGTTCTTGATTTCACAGGCACATCAGCTTCACTTGGAAAAGGTTCCCTATCTGATATTCGCCAT GGAATTGTAACTGCTCCAATATTATTTGCGATTGAAGAGTTCCCTCAATTGCGGGTGGTCGTTGATCGGGGTTTTGAAGACCCTGCAGATGTTGACCTT GCACTTGACTACCTTGGGAAGAGTCATGGAATACAGAGAACGAGAGAACTAGCAAGTGAGCATGCTAACCGTGCTGCGGCAGCCATTGATTCGCTTCCTGAgagtgatgatgaggatgtAAAAAGATCCAGGCAGGCGCTTGTTGATCTGACACAAATGGTCCTAACTAGAACAAAGTGA
- the LOC122653194 gene encoding solanesyl-diphosphate synthase 1, mitochondrial-like isoform X3, producing MLVSRFISRFSRNSLKRCRSLVCGQPGQLPFLSNCSYSIPSTDRVWGYGETNRLDSHAIHGVGYQVHNERSSIIEVDPFSLVAEELSILANRLRAMVIAEVPKLASATEYFFKMGVEGKRFRPTVLLLMATALNMPIPKPASDGVIDTLSDELRKRQQCIAEITEMIHAASLLHDDVLDDAETRRGIGSLNVVMGNKIAVLAGDFLLSRACVALASLKNTEVVSLLATVVEHLVTGETMQMSTTREQRCSIEYYLQKTYYKTASLISNSCKAIALLAGQTAEVSLLAYDYGRNLGLAYQLVDDVLDFTGTSASLGKGSLSDIRHGIVTAPILFAIEEFPQLRVVVDRGFEDPADVDLALDYLGKSHGIQRTRELASEHANRAAAAIDSLPESDDEDVKRSRQALVDLTQMVLTRTK from the exons ATGCTGGTTTCTAGGTTCATTTCTCGGTTTTCGAGAAACAGCTTGAAACGCTGCCGAAGCCTCGTCTGTGGTCAACCAGGGCAGTTGCCGTTTCTCTCCAATTGTAGTTATTCTATTCCTTCTACTGATAGG GTTTGGGGTTACGGAGAAACTAATCGTTTGGATTCGCATGCCATCCATGGCGTCGGGTATCAAGTTCATAATGAGAGGAGCTCCATTATTGAG GTGGATCCATTTTCCCTTGTTGCAGAAGAACTGTCGATTCTTGCAAATAGGTTGCGGGCGATGGTCATTGCAGAG GTTCCTAAGCTTGCTTCGGCTACCGAGTACTTCTTTAAAATGGGGGTGGAAGGAAAGAGATTCCGTCCCACG GTTCTATTATTGATGGCAACAGCATTGAATATGCCCATACCAAAACCAGCTTCAGATGGTGTTATTGACACATTATCAGATGAGCTTCGTAAACGACAGCAGTGTATTGCGGAGATCACTGAGATGATACAT GCAGCTAGCCTTCTCCATGATGATGTCTTGGATGATGCAGAGACAAGGCGTGGTATTGGTTCATTGAATGTTGTGATGGGAAATAAG ATAGCAGTATTAGCTGGTGATTTCCTACTTTCCAGAGCTTGTGTTGCACTTGCTTCACTGAAAAACACTGAG GTAGTGTCATTACTAGCAACAGTTGTTGAACATCTTGTTACAGGGGAAACCATGCAAATGTCTACTACCCGTGAGCAACGTTGTAG CATAGAATATTATTTACAAAAGACATACTACAAGACAGCATCATTGATTTCGAACAGCTGCAAGGCGATTGCTCTTCTTGCTGGGCAAACTGCGGAAGTCTCATTGTTGGCTTACGACTATGGCCGAAATCTG GGATTGGCATATCAATTGGTGGACGATGTTCTTGATTTCACAGGCACATCAGCTTCACTTGGAAAAGGTTCCCTATCTGATATTCGCCAT GGAATTGTAACTGCTCCAATATTATTTGCGATTGAAGAGTTCCCTCAATTGCGGGTGGTCGTTGATCGGGGTTTTGAAGACCCTGCAGATGTTGACCTT GCACTTGACTACCTTGGGAAGAGTCATGGAATACAGAGAACGAGAGAACTAGCAAGTGAGCATGCTAACCGTGCTGCGGCAGCCATTGATTCGCTTCCTGAgagtgatgatgaggatgtAAAAAGATCCAGGCAGGCGCTTGTTGATCTGACACAAATGGTCCTAACTAGAACAAAGTGA